In Nisaea sediminum, the genomic stretch CACCGCTGCCGCCGCGCAGCACGTCGTTCCCTGAACCGCCGGACAGCGCATCGTTTCCCCGATTGCCGTTGATCGTGTCATCCCCGTTGTTCCCGAGCATTAGGTCGTTACCCTGACCGCCATAGAGCGTGTCAGCACCATCGCCACCAATCACATCGTCATTGCCGAGGTTGCCGTAAAGCATATCGCCGGCCGTGTCGTTGCCAGCACCTCTGATGACATCGTTGCCCTGGCCGCCGAAGATGGTGTCGCTGCCATTCCCGCCGACAAGCACATCATTCCCAGCGTTTCCGTAGATGAGATCGGCACCGTCGAACGCGGAAACCGTGTCGTTGCCTTGACCTCCATACATGGTGTCACGCTCTTCGGCAGGGCTCGATCCTGAAGCTCCCGCATCATAGAGAAGATCATCGCCCTGATTGCCGTAGAGCAGGTCTGCGCCGCCCGAGCCTGTCAGTTCGTCATTGCCCTGACCGCCGAAAAGCGTGTCGTTGCCAAAGCCGCCGTGGAGGTCATCATTCCCTCGGTTGCCATAGAGGAGGTCATCACCGGAGTAGGTGGCGACGAAATCGTTACCGTCGAGCGCGAACACCGTGTCACGTCCATCGGTTCCGAGTAGAAAAAAGTCCGAGCTATTGGTGCCGTTGATAACAGGCATGGCAGTCTCCTCATTTTCTTAGATTTAAGAAAGCGACGTGCCTTTGGCGGGAAATAAGATTCCGAGAAAGAGCACGCCGATTAGGCTCACAAATCTGCGAATTGCGAGCTGCGAACGTGCTCAACCACTAACGAGAATTTGTGGTCTCACGCGTATTGGGATGGGGTTAAGCAAAGGCTCTCTGACACATGAAATCCGACACGCGAGCCAAATATGCGGTGGCGAATTTAGAGAGCTGATTTTAGATACTTCTAGACGCACTGGTCGTGCAAAACGGCGCAACAATTCTTCTAAAAATATATTAAGAAGGGCTGTTTTGCATGGACCTAGTCGCTCATCTAGCTGTCTGGATCGCGCACTCAACTGAGCACGTTCGGCTAGTATGTTTAACAAGTGCGTGCGGCTCAAGCGGGAATATTCCATGCACGCTTCTCCTTCACAAAAGAAAAGCGGGGCTCACGCCCCGCTGAAGTTTCTCGGGACGTGGGTTCAGAAACCGGCTTTGCCTTTGCCGCCGCCGGATTTGAAACCGCCGGCTTTGTCGAAGTTCATCCGGCCAGTGGTGCCGGTGTGCTTGCCGCCGGCGGTGTGATGACTGGTAACGCCACGACTGTTGGTATGGCTGTGACCGGTGTATTTGCCATTGCCGTTGTAGTGATTGGTCCGGCCTTGGCCGTTGGACTTGGAGTACCCTTTACCGAAAACAGACATGAGACACCTCTCGGGCTGGAGTGCAGAAGTGCGATGCCGCAAGGAGGGGAGAAGCAAGAAATAAAAAAAAGCGCCACTTGCGCTGTTTTATTACGATCACCTGACATAACGCCCTTTGTGTCAGGCTTTTTTATTAGTTAACGCGCTTGAATTCTTCGAATCTAGATGTCAGACTCCCCTTGCGATCAACCGCAGCGAAGTGGAGCCCAAGCAAGAACGACTGATCCGATTACCCGGACCTCGCCTGCACTCTTCATGAGTTAAAGGGTATTCCGCCACGAGTCCGCGACGAAGGCTCACCGGTGCGGTTAACCCGACATAAAGGGCGTTATGACGGACAAAGGAGGAAAGGTTTACGGATCAGCGCGTTACACAAATGGACTCTCTTCAAGGGCCGCGCGGCCCAAGCATCTCATTGCCGGCGATCGTGCGCGAAGCCGATCAGAATGCGATCCTCGCTTACCTCGAATTTTTTACCGTACGCATACGGAACCCGAATACGCGTTCGGCCTATCATCATGCCGTTCGGGCTTTTTTCACCTGGAGCCACGAAAACGGCCTGACGCTCTCATCGGTGCGGCCAATCCATGTGGCCACCTATATCGAGATGTTGACGGAGATCCGGCAGCCGCAGACGGTTAAGCTGCACCTCGCGGCTATCCGCATGCTCTATGACTGGTTCGTCATCCAACAGGTTGTGCCGAGCAATCCCACGAGCCCCGTGAAGGGACCGCGCTATAGCATCCGAGTGGGCAAAACGCCTGTTCTGACCGCAGCAGAGGCGCGGCAACTCCTGGACTCGATCGAGACTGACACGCTGATAGGCCTTCGTGACCGCGCCCTCATCTCCTTCATGCTCTACACTTTCGCCCGCGTCAGCGCGGCCGTCGGCGTCAATATCGGGGATCTGTTCGCCGAGGGCGGGCACACATGGGTCCGGCTGCGCGAAAAGGGAGGAAAGGACCACGTCATGCCGCTACACCCGGAACTGGAGGCTGACATCGGGGCATATTTGGGCGTCGTCCCGACCTCTGTCGTCAACATGCCTCTATTTCGTGCGATGGACCGACGAGGCGGCATATTCAGCGGTAGACGTCTCGATCGCAGAGATGCTTGGGCTATTGTACAGAGACGACGGAAAGCTTCTGGATTGGCAACCCACACAACCTGTCATTCATTTCGAGCCTCCGGCATAACAGCATTCCTTGAAAACGGAGGGAGTATCGAATTGGCATCAATTATGGCAGCCCATTCGAACACACGAACCACCAGCCTATATGACCGAAGAACGCTAATTGATCAAAATACGATAAAAAATATACTTTTTGATTTCTTATAAAAAATTTCAACAATCTTTCTTTTATTATTTTTCCTTATACAATCAATAAAATCTATTTACGATAACGCGAGGAATCATAAATACCATTAAAGTAGAAATTTGACTGACTATCCGTGATAAATCCGTTAGTTGTGAGAGCATATTTCTACTTTTTCTGGTCCAGATAAGCAAATGGCTGGTTATAAAGCGACAGAGATCCGAAAGCCTTCAAACGACAAAGAGTTTGAAGAAAATTGCGTTGTTCTATTTAGAGAAATCCTCTCGGATCCACATGTTAAGACCGTCGGCACCTCAGGGCAGGGGCAAGATGGCGTAGATGTTGTTGGAAACAGATTTAGCGACCCTGAGCATATTGTCGGAATACAATGCAAACTAAAAACAGGAAAGTCGAGGCTCCACGAATCCGAAGTTAAAGAAGAAGTTAAAAAGGCACTTAAATATACCCCTCCGCTACGCGAATATATCATTGTCGCAACATCTAAAGATGACACGAAACTTGATCAACTCGCTCAAAGACTCGCCATTGAGCAAGAAAGAGCGGGACGATCACTCCGGATTACTGTCTGGGGCTGGGATACCCTCTGCCAGAAAATCAACCAACATGATGCCGCCAAGGAAGCCTTCGACCCTGGACACAGTCCTGCAATAGCCGCCAACACAAAGAGGTTGGAGGCGATCGAAGCGAATCAAGCCAAAGCCGCGACTAGCAGTCAGATTGATCAGCTTTCCCGAAAACTGGACTCTCAGCTGCCGCCAATGGCCGGCGTACTTTCAGAGGAGTATGCAAACAAGACGGCCCAACGTGAGCTTAGAGACATCCTCATAAAGCGAGGGTTTGTTGGCTCAGATACTGGCAGCGAACTAGCTAAGCTGGCTGAGCGTGTAATATCAGGAGATCTGGCTCTGACGTCAGACCGACTACGTGCAGAGATTTCCGATCGAGCGGTACGCGCCAACTGGACAGACACCCCAATCGAGCAACTGAAGTTTTGGTTGGAATCCTCTGCGCGACTTGATCCCAATAGGGATCTGACTATTGCAAGGGCGCTCCTTAAAGCGGCTGAGGGTAGTAGCGACGAAGCTCTTCGAGCATTACGTTCGCGACTCGACCCTGATAGCCGTGCAGCATTGATGGGCGTCCTTGACCAAACCCATGGCCAGGGCCACGGGCTAAACTGGGTTTTAGATCAGGAACTGTCTTCCTCTGATCTTTCGCCAATGGGCATTCATAATGTCTTAGTACAGCTCTCGCTAAATGAGAGATTCGACGCCGCAATCGAATTCATCAACGATGTTCCCGAGCCCTATTTTGAAGAGGCTCCCGTCTTACTGCTGATCCGATCGGAACTGCGCCTAGCATCAATCCTCCCGCGTGATCGCCGAAGGATTATCTTCAAGGGACTGCCAATTGCTTTGTCACGAATTGGTTTTGAGCCCGGCCCTCGCGGGCAAACGACGCTTAAAGAAGCGCTTGGCGATCTATATCGGCTGGAACGATTTCTCGATGGCTTCAGTATCGACGTCATCCCTCAGTATGTAGAAAACTTGATTCTATGGATTTCGCTCGAGAATGAAGAAACACGAGACGCAGCTCTCGATCGATTGAAAGCCGAACTAAGCGACCCAAACCGGACCTATTCCAGAGTAGGATTCGCGTTATCTTATGGCGTGCCTTTTGATCAAGACGCTCTTATGCGTAGTCTCTCAGCCCAAAAATCCGTTGGCGGCTGGACAGAAGATCAAACGACCGCCGTCATCGCAATCGCAGTCCATGCGGAAAATGCCGAAAAGATCTGCAACCTTTTCGACCTTCACGGAGAGGAAATCCTAAAGTCAGAAGCGATCGGCAAATCGCTCATTTGGCGCTTAAGAATTGAAGCTCTTGCGAGATGCTCGCGTTTCGGAGAAGCCTATGAGTTATTAAAAAATGAAGCGTCAAAGGTATTCGACCCGAGTGACGCATCAGAAATTCTCGATCTTATTGAAAGCATTGAAAACAAAGATGAAATCGGACGCTTGCGACACCGATATGAAAAAGAAAAAAATACGACCGACCTACGATTATTGATTGAGCAACTAAAATTAAATGGCGAAAAATCGGACCTAGCGCATTTCACATTAATCCTCGCTAACGAAACAAATGGGTACGACGATTTTAGTACAGCTCTGAAATGCTTGTACGACGATGAGCGTTTTGAAGATGCTATTTTACTCTGCGATAAGTTTGATGCCTTTATCCAGAATTCCATTGAACTCCGACTGATCAAAGGTTGGGCTCTTTGTCGATTGGGACGCGTGATGGAAGCTCGCGAAATCAGTCGATCTATTCCTCTCGATGCCGGCTCTGGCAGCGCCCGCGAACTTGCAATTATGACAGCGGTAGAAAGCGGTGATTGGGGCGACCTACAGAGGATTCTCGCGCATGAAGCCGCTCGCTCTAACGAGTTGCCTATAAATGATCTAATCCGGCTCTCCCTTTTTGCTCACGAATTGGATAGCCACTATGTGAACCATTTCAGGGATGCCGCACTTACGCGGGAGCCAGAAAATCCTGAAGTGAATCTTAGTGCTTACAGACTCGCTATCGTACGCGGGACAGAGGCCGAGACGGACTGGCTTGAGAAGGCAATACAGACCTCTGGTCCCGATGGGCCGGTACAGCGTGTCTCGATCAAAGAAATGCTAGAACGCCTTCCTCAATGGAATGATCGCTCCAGAAACATTGAAGAAAAACTTCAACGCGCCGAGATCCCTTGCTTTATTGCTGCATCTGCAGTCAATCGCCAAATATTAGATAGGACACTGGGCCAAGCAATTAGAAATCTGGAGCGAGATCAGAGTTTGGTGCCATATCCGGTCTTTGCTGCCGCCGGTCACGGCCGCATGTGTGATCTTAGTAATATCGATACCGTCGCTTTCGACATCTCTGCCTTAATTTCTCTACACCATCTTGGTTTACTTGAGCGTGCACTCAAATCAGTTCAGACCCCCTTGATTGCACCATCAACCCTCCACCTCCTTCTTCTTGAGCGACAACGCTTGAACGATTACCAGCGTTCGCAGGTTAAGAAGGCTGAGCGCCTACTCTCTCTGGTGAATAACCGCGAGCTTAAAGAAATGCAGCTCAGTTCAACGCCATCAATCGCTCAAGCTGCAGAGATATCGGACGATCTCGCTGCAATGATTGCGGCGGCCGACCAAGATGGCGGCCTGGTAGTGACACGAGCGCCCATTCCCAAGAGGGGATCTCTGCTAGAAGAGTGCGTTGATGTCAGTGTATTTCCCTCAGTGTTGACCGATACGCATTCTGTGCTGACGTTCCTACGCTCAAAAGGCGCCATCGAGGAAAAAATTGACGAAGCCGCTACCCACTACCTCAGTAATGTCGATGTGGGCTGGCCTTCGCCCCTCGCTATTTCTGACAAGCAAAATATCTACCTTGATGATATTGCGGTAACCTACTTAGATTTTGTCGGAATACTTCACCCTCTAACTCGTTTTGTTAAGGCCGTATACATTCATCCTGATATCGTGCGTTTGGCTCGCGATACGATCAAATACCAAGCGCAAACTAGTCAGTTGGTTAAAGCGATCGACGAAATTCGAGAGATAATCCAACGGCTACTTGACTCTAGAAAGCTGAATTTCACGTCGCGACGTCTATCTTCGGGGGAAGATTCCGATGGAGATTTGGCCGAAGCATCTCCAACGCCGACCATGGATCTACTGTCAGATGTGTCAGGCGCAGATGCCGTAGTCGTAGACGATCGGTACCTCAATCACTCGCCGACTTGGACTGACCGCAAAGGTCACACTTGTAACACTTCAAATGTATTCGACGTCATCGATCTTGTATTCACAGGCAAGCCTTCCGGCGCACCAGATCAAAAGGCACGCTGGCAATCACGGCAGAATCTCCGGAAGGCAGGTTTCTACGCCGCGCCCCTTGAAACTGACGAGTTGTTAGCAAAAATTCTCGCCGCGCCGATTGCCGAAGGCCAACTGGTCGAGACACTGGAACTGCGCGCAATTCGCGATAGCATCCTGCTTCCCTTGATGACGCCCTGCTTTGCGCCCATCGATCGACCTTGGTTTGATAACGTCCGGATGGCAGTGGTCCAGGCTCTGCGTTCAGTATGGACGGAACCTCATGATCTAGATCACGCTATCGCGAGGTCGGATTGGATGTTTGACCTGTTGCCGGTGCCTACGGAGTGGATCCATGATCCGACAAACGCAGATCATTGGCGAGTCGCTGAAGCTCAGACTGCCGGACAGTTGGGAGCGATCACTGTCTCTATCAATTTGCAAGGTGAGCGCAGGGCCGCATTTCACCAATGGGTTAGCCAACGGATCACTTCCTCACTCCGTCGTTACCGAGGCCACATTTGGAATACGTTGCTTGAATTCACTAAGAATATGATTGAGCAACATTCAAATGATCTAGCGAAAGACATCGAGCAATCCAGCACTCAAATGGCCGCTTTATTTCTACTCGATTCCATTCCCATCGAAATGCGCGAAGAATTACTTTCCGATAGCGCGCTCTGCAAGCGGCTCAACATTGACACTACTACCTTCGTAAACCTAAGCTCGGGCATTAAGATAACGCAAAATGAGCTCTTCCGTGCCGCGCAAAATGCCGTCGATAATAAAAAAACGGCCAAGATTAACCTTTCAAATGGAAAAACCATCCACGCTCAAGTGAGGTGCCGTGACGGCCGTACCGCTGAAATCAAAATTAAGGGAATTTGGTTCACACTTGACGATGTCGCACCAGCATCACGTAAAGCGATAATCCGCCAAACCGCCATTGGCCGTCTCCTCGCCGAGTTTCCTCTTTCCGAATTAGACGAAAATTTTTGGAGAGATGCCGGACAAAAGGGCGCGCTAACGTCCGATCTGTTTTTCAAATTTAAGCAATCCGTATCGAGTACGCCTGAGGCGCTTCATCGCTTTATTCAGTCCACAACAACGTTCAGTTCTGAAAACCTTGTCCCTGAAAATCTCTCGTATTGCAGTGCGCTCCTTGCCCTGCCGACGGATGGGGCATCTTTCGAAGATTATATAGTTGGACCGCTACGACTAGAGCGTGAAAGCCTTATCAAACGCCACCCACAAGTCGCCCTCCGGCGTATCGCTTTTAGTTCGATCGCGGATGCGTTGGTGCCGCATGATTTGCTGGATGGCTATGGTTTTGACGACATATCAGACCTTCTCGACGCGGATGATCCGTTCTCGCTGATATTCGGGTTTCAAATTTGCGCCGCGCGGCTGGAAATTGATCCCAGATATGAAGAGCTCGGCAGCAAGTTCCTTCACAAAGCCATCGCTGATGAAGCGGCGTTGACCCGCTGCCAAATCGCTTCGGGCGTTTCTATCCTGGCAATGCAACATTTGGCAGAGAATCCAGAGCACTCGGGTTTTCCCGTCTTCTGGAGGCGCCTCCTCGCATTGACTCACGCCGGCCTAGTTACAGACGCGATGAATGGCATCAAAGATGGGAGCGGCTTCTTTGATTGGGTAATTCAGGGGAATGCTTTTGAATATGTCTGGCTTAGCTTGCTCGATCGGCAATCTGCCCCGCGGTGGAAGTCTGATTGGATACTCCCAGAGCAGCTTTATGCAGAAACGATTGGCCGCGCTGTTAATGCATTCGGTCGGCTACCTCAAGATCAGCAACCTGCTGAATGGAAAAGTATCCTTACATCCGCTGTGAAAGCCTCGGAAGGTAAGCCTAAATCGGGCTATCATTTCTTTCCTGGACCGCTGGATGAGTTCATCGAACATCCGACTGAAAAACTCCCTGACGAGATGCTGCAATCGATCAAAGACGGAATGGCAAGCGCCCAACCGATTAATGATGTCCCCGGATTAATGCATATTGCATATACTTCTAAACCTCCGGCGGACCTGTTATCTTGCATCGTAGAAAGAGTGAAAGGAAATAGAGACAAGCCACTTGGCGAAAATGATTTCGAATTGTGGCTCCTCGAAATATTTGCTCATATTTCTGGTACCACTAAATCTGAAGAACTAGCATCAGCAGTTATGGAACGATGCTTCGACGAGGCAACGTCTTTTGAACCGAGAACAAACGCAACAGGCCTATTTGCGATTATCTTGAGTGCGTGTGCAGGATTCTCAGATATTGACGAATACCGAACACAATTAGGTACTGCCGCAAGAAGGCTTGCACTCATTTGCAAGCCCGGTGAAGAACTCTCTGACCTAAATGCTGTTTTCCGGGTTCTAAGAAAACTTTCCAAGGAGCTTGATCCGTATCTAGCGCCAGCGCGAGCAGTCTCAAATTGTAAGAAATGACGCGCAGAAAGGCCTCAAATATCTAAACGGTATATCTGGAAATAGAGATAATTGGCTCAAGTCAAAGCCACTACTCGGTCCGAAAGCCGCCTCGACAATACCAATCTGACTGGGCCAAGGCGTCATACAAAGCCGCCCTCCACGAGTTTAAATTAGCTCTGCGACGCGAACGGCATTGCGTAGATAGGTGGGCTGAAACAGCAGCTTCTCCGCCCGCGTCAAAAACTTCGATAAGGGCATCTTCAATATCAGCGATCTCTTCTGCTGCTGCATCTGAATAGACACGGTCAAGCTCAAGGTGTGCAAACTGCTTCTCCACGCGGGCGAGCAAGTCGCTATCAAGATTGGGAGCCCCTACTCTAAAGGTAGCGGCTGCTGGCGTCGTACGCTCGATATCGGCGACCAGCCAAGTTACGTGGTTAACATGCTCGAAATAAGGGTGAAGAAAGCCATCATCGGAGCAAGTTGGAAATGCATCGTCTTTTTTCTTGTTACATCGGTCGCAACAACCAACGAGGTTCATTGGTTTTACGGAAAACTCGGGATAGACGGCTTTTGGCAAAATATGGTCCAAAGATTCTATCGAACCAAAATTGCAGTAAGGACAACGATTGTTCTTTGGTAAAATCATCAGGGCGTCATAGATGGCACGTGCGGGCACACCTTTGCGAGCCATCCGGAGCGTATAATTCTTGATAAGATCTTTTCCTTCGACATTCCCTACTCCAGAGGTGTGCGAAGAAATTAGATGCATTTCACCGTCTTCAGCCAGGCTGTCATAATCATCCGATAGATCCAGAATATCTTGCCGGATGCCTGCCATACGGCCTCTAAGATCTCTATTCCGGATCAGCCCTGTGCATTCATCGAACGTGTCACCAACGTCAAATGTTGGCTGTCTAACCTCCCACATTAGTCGCGCCCTCGACGTTCGCGCTGCGCTAACATCGCACGGATCAATGCTTGGCCCTGGGCGCCAATTTCATCATCGAACTCGCTCATAACCGCCTGAAATGAATCATGCCGGCCAACGACTTCACGTATCATTTTATGGAAGCCTGATCGGTCCACCTCCAACCCGAACACTTCTCGGGTTAGGACGCTAACCGTTTCAGCAAAAGTTTCTATCTCAGGTCGATCGGCCGCAGACGATAATCCATGCCGTGAAATCTTCCAAACACATGACGCCGGCACCTCTTGCACCACCACAGGAGAATGTGTGGCGATAATCGCCACACCGTTACGATTAGTGAGCAGATTGGAGAGGGCTCGAACGAATGCGGAAAGGAGAGGTGGGTGAAGGTGCGCCTCCGGCTCATCCATGAGCACAAGGCTTCTTTCTTCAACCAGCTCAACCAGCTTTGTGATCGTTAACAGCACGATCTTGTGCCCAGAGCTTAGGTTTTTGTACATGAACTTAGCTCTTTCGAGGAATTCATCTTCATCCTCGATGTCAGCCAGCTCAGCGACCTCGATCTCGCCAAATAGACTGTCGGTCTCAAGCGTCTCCAGTGCACGTTTCCAACGTTTTCGTCGCAGGCCTCTTGAGCAGATCATTGCACTTTTTGCGAAGTCCGAACTCAAACTCTCGATGTTCAGCGTGGTAATTCTTTGTCTATCACCGCTTCCAACGCGCTTGCGCAGGCCGACGTTGGTATATCCAATTATTGCTCTTTGGGCGCGTGGCGTCTCTTCAATCGAGAGAAAATCATCAAACGCACTAAATGTTACACTCACTAAATTTGCAAAAGTCTCCGTATCTTCACCTAGGAATTCAAAGTCCATTTCTTGAAATGAAAAAGCTCCATCTCTCCGTCTTGTCGATTTTGGATCAACCAGAGCCCGCGTCATTCCATTTAATAGTCGAGTTTTTCCGACACCATTTCGCCCGATTATTATGTGAATGTTATTTGGCGGTGATGCGCCAGGCTCTACTTCAAACTCAAGCTCTACTGGGTCAGTAAGAGATTTCGGCGTTCTAGCCGCTCTATAAGAAAATTTGTACGGGGTGAGCTCAACACCATCCTGCAAGACAGCTCTGTATTGAATTTCGACTTTGCGCGGTCCTGTTGACCGCATCAAAGATTCCTTCATCACCTCTTCTTCGAGTGCTCTAGCATAAAGCTGCTCATCGAAAGCAACATCGCGGAGCGCCTGAAATATCTCATAACGCTCGTTTTCGGGGATTTCCATTAAGGCCTGGTAATAGTCGATGTCCTGACCTAGTGAGAAAAATTCTCTCGGTAGACGGTCAAAATTCCTCGGTAGCTTGGGCCGTCTTTGACCTGTCTCCCAATCAAATTCGCCTATTTTTACCTGACCGATTTCGTGCTTTTTTCCATTTTTATCAAAATAGGTGAAGAAATACATCGTTCGATAAACGAACCAATCGTTCCAATTATCTTCCCACAAATATCCTTTTGATATCGCATCTTTGGGCGCGTGACGCTCATCATTTGGGACGACTATAAATTTCATTTCTTCTTTTCTTTATTTTCACAAAGACTAAACGCACATATGTATTTTGAATATAATGCTTTTTTGAAGCTACTTTCAATATGCCTCGTTTTTTAATTTCTTTTCTAACGCACTTTGATAACGAGGTTGACGCGAATTGTTTAGTCGTCAGATCGACGTTCACCTTGACGATCGTCCATTCTCCTATCCTCTCAGGGTCTTTCAACCCGTCGGCGCGGCGCAAGGCGGTTCACTCCCTCAGTCCGGATCGCCGTCCGGATGTGCGAGGCATAGAACTTCTCGATCATCTCAACGCTGGTGCGGCAGTTCTTGGCGATCTGGTAGATATCCGCGCCTTCCATAAGGCGGAAGCAGATGTAGGAGTGCCGCAGGCTGTAGGCAGTTCGCCGCTTACCCTCGCGATCGAGCTTCAGATCACACTCTGCAAGCACACTGTTGAACGCCTTCTTATGATCTGACGGAAACAGAAGATCTTCCGGCCGCGTCTCGTGCCAATCTTCGCCCTCGCGCCACGTCAGCTTCCTTTGGCGGTCCCTGAGGCGCTCGAACGGGTGCACGGCATTCGGCATACTCTTGCACCAGCCTTCACCGCGCTTGCCGCGTACCCTGATCTCCAAAATGAGGTCGCCGCTCCATTCGTCTTTGACGATCTCCACGTCTCTGAACTGAAGCAGCTTCACCTCGTCGGGGCGGAGCCCCGTATTTGCCATTAGAAGCACATAGTCATGCAATTGCTCGGCGTGCCATCTGTCACGCGTACCTTCTTTAAGCTCCTGCGCCCTCCGGCGCGTGGTCTCGTACAACTGCTTGTACTCAGCATGACTAAACCATGCCCTGGTCGTGACCTTCGTCTTCGTCCCATAGGGCATGGAAAGATCCGGCAAATACGGCATCCAGCCGTGGCGAAGCCCGGTCTTCAGGACCTGTCGAAGCGTGACGATCTCATTGTGAACGGTGTTGTGCGCCGGCGGCTTACCGGTAGGGGAGGTTTTCTTACGGTGCACGCGATAGTCCATCAGCGTGCCGGCATTGATCCGTGAGAGGCCTATGTCCCCGAAGAAGGGGAGAAGATGAAGGCGGAGCCTGTCTTTATGTCCTTGTACCCACTTCGGGCTTCTAGTGCCCTCCGTGAGGATCTCGTATTCCTCGATGAACTTAGCGGCGGCTTGACCGAATGTCTTTTCCTTCGGCTTCAGCTCGCCGTTGACCTGCTTGCCGCGCATTCCGAGGTACCAGTCCTCGGCATAGTCCTTGGCTCGTGCCAGGCTGTCTTCCTTGGTGCTGGTCTTGATGTTGCGCCCCTTAAAACGGGCTGCGCAGTACCAGTATTGGCTGTTTTCTCGTTTATAGACGCGGACTTTGCCGCCTAAAATCGTGTGAATTGTCATGATCACACTCTCCTCAACTATTAATTATGGGCATATGGGAAAGTGGGCACAATATGGGCACGCCATTCTTGGCCCTAAAATGCAAAAACCGCTTAGGGCGGGATACGCCTAAGCGGTTGTAATGTTTGGGGATATTTGGTTGCGGGGGCAGGATTTGAACCTGCGACCTTCAGGTTATGAGCCTGACGAGCTACCGGGCTGCTCCACCCCGCGATATGGGTGCTGA encodes the following:
- a CDS encoding calcium-binding protein, yielding MPVINGTNSSDFFLLGTDGRDTVFALDGNDFVATYSGDDLLYGNRGNDDLHGGFGNDTLFGGQGNDELTGSGGADLLYGNQGDDLLYDAGASGSSPAEERDTMYGGQGNDTVSAFDGADLIYGNAGNDVLVGGNGSDTIFGGQGNDVIRGAGNDTAGDMLYGNLGNDDVIGGDGADTLYGGQGNDLMLGNNGDDTINGNRGNDALSGGSGNDVLRGGSGDDTLHGERGVDQLYGGAGADVFRFGNRGIYDTDVDQIFDFEKGETIDVDLVRASNLFVISRDEQIEVEVRDGSTFVRAAPGSDEFRDIVELVGVQVDKSDIGFIF
- a CDS encoding tyrosine-type recombinase/integrase codes for the protein MPAIVREADQNAILAYLEFFTVRIRNPNTRSAYHHAVRAFFTWSHENGLTLSSVRPIHVATYIEMLTEIRQPQTVKLHLAAIRMLYDWFVIQQVVPSNPTSPVKGPRYSIRVGKTPVLTAAEARQLLDSIETDTLIGLRDRALISFMLYTFARVSAAVGVNIGDLFAEGGHTWVRLREKGGKDHVMPLHPELEADIGAYLGVVPTSVVNMPLFRAMDRRGGIFSGRRLDRRDAWAIVQRRRKASGLATHTTCHSFRASGITAFLENGGSIELASIMAAHSNTRTTSLYDRRTLIDQNTIKNILFDFL
- a CDS encoding HTH domain-containing protein, which translates into the protein MAGYKATEIRKPSNDKEFEENCVVLFREILSDPHVKTVGTSGQGQDGVDVVGNRFSDPEHIVGIQCKLKTGKSRLHESEVKEEVKKALKYTPPLREYIIVATSKDDTKLDQLAQRLAIEQERAGRSLRITVWGWDTLCQKINQHDAAKEAFDPGHSPAIAANTKRLEAIEANQAKAATSSQIDQLSRKLDSQLPPMAGVLSEEYANKTAQRELRDILIKRGFVGSDTGSELAKLAERVISGDLALTSDRLRAEISDRAVRANWTDTPIEQLKFWLESSARLDPNRDLTIARALLKAAEGSSDEALRALRSRLDPDSRAALMGVLDQTHGQGHGLNWVLDQELSSSDLSPMGIHNVLVQLSLNERFDAAIEFINDVPEPYFEEAPVLLLIRSELRLASILPRDRRRIIFKGLPIALSRIGFEPGPRGQTTLKEALGDLYRLERFLDGFSIDVIPQYVENLILWISLENEETRDAALDRLKAELSDPNRTYSRVGFALSYGVPFDQDALMRSLSAQKSVGGWTEDQTTAVIAIAVHAENAEKICNLFDLHGEEILKSEAIGKSLIWRLRIEALARCSRFGEAYELLKNEASKVFDPSDASEILDLIESIENKDEIGRLRHRYEKEKNTTDLRLLIEQLKLNGEKSDLAHFTLILANETNGYDDFSTALKCLYDDERFEDAILLCDKFDAFIQNSIELRLIKGWALCRLGRVMEAREISRSIPLDAGSGSARELAIMTAVESGDWGDLQRILAHEAARSNELPINDLIRLSLFAHELDSHYVNHFRDAALTREPENPEVNLSAYRLAIVRGTEAETDWLEKAIQTSGPDGPVQRVSIKEMLERLPQWNDRSRNIEEKLQRAEIPCFIAASAVNRQILDRTLGQAIRNLERDQSLVPYPVFAAAGHGRMCDLSNIDTVAFDISALISLHHLGLLERALKSVQTPLIAPSTLHLLLLERQRLNDYQRSQVKKAERLLSLVNNRELKEMQLSSTPSIAQAAEISDDLAAMIAAADQDGGLVVTRAPIPKRGSLLEECVDVSVFPSVLTDTHSVLTFLRSKGAIEEKIDEAATHYLSNVDVGWPSPLAISDKQNIYLDDIAVTYLDFVGILHPLTRFVKAVYIHPDIVRLARDTIKYQAQTSQLVKAIDEIREIIQRLLDSRKLNFTSRRLSSGEDSDGDLAEASPTPTMDLLSDVSGADAVVVDDRYLNHSPTWTDRKGHTCNTSNVFDVIDLVFTGKPSGAPDQKARWQSRQNLRKAGFYAAPLETDELLAKILAAPIAEGQLVETLELRAIRDSILLPLMTPCFAPIDRPWFDNVRMAVVQALRSVWTEPHDLDHAIARSDWMFDLLPVPTEWIHDPTNADHWRVAEAQTAGQLGAITVSINLQGERRAAFHQWVSQRITSSLRRYRGHIWNTLLEFTKNMIEQHSNDLAKDIEQSSTQMAALFLLDSIPIEMREELLSDSALCKRLNIDTTTFVNLSSGIKITQNELFRAAQNAVDNKKTAKINLSNGKTIHAQVRCRDGRTAEIKIKGIWFTLDDVAPASRKAIIRQTAIGRLLAEFPLSELDENFWRDAGQKGALTSDLFFKFKQSVSSTPEALHRFIQSTTTFSSENLVPENLSYCSALLALPTDGASFEDYIVGPLRLERESLIKRHPQVALRRIAFSSIADALVPHDLLDGYGFDDISDLLDADDPFSLIFGFQICAARLEIDPRYEELGSKFLHKAIADEAALTRCQIASGVSILAMQHLAENPEHSGFPVFWRRLLALTHAGLVTDAMNGIKDGSGFFDWVIQGNAFEYVWLSLLDRQSAPRWKSDWILPEQLYAETIGRAVNAFGRLPQDQQPAEWKSILTSAVKASEGKPKSGYHFFPGPLDEFIEHPTEKLPDEMLQSIKDGMASAQPINDVPGLMHIAYTSKPPADLLSCIVERVKGNRDKPLGENDFELWLLEIFAHISGTTKSEELASAVMERCFDEATSFEPRTNATGLFAIILSACAGFSDIDEYRTQLGTAARRLALICKPGEELSDLNAVFRVLRKLSKELDPYLAPARAVSNCKK